The genome window GATAAATCATCATTTACTATAAATCGCTGAGTTCTAAAGCtatgatcaaataattatttgttcaACTCCACAAGTTGAACGTGCGAAAAACGTTACCCTTTTTGAATCACCCCCTAAACAGTTCATAAaccttagaaaatggatggcatggtggacggatggatggaaagtacTCATGTGACTGTTGAAAGTGACTATTGCTGCTGTTCTCTAaaacgtgtgtgtttttgcagcTTTCCATGGCTGGAGTCCAGCATGACCATGCCCACTATCGGAGCAGTAGTTTTGCTCTGGCACAAGATGGCGAAAGAAAGAAGTATCATGTTATCAAGTGTCACTGTTGTACTGAGTACAGGGTAAGATATTTGGATTTTCTACTGTATTGTAAACCCATAATTATCATTGAGGATGCATTCCTTAGGGCGTCGGCGTTTACTGACCCGAAACCGCCAGATTCAAAAGTCGCTGTGTTATAAgcctttaagcaactgataaTTGAACACACAtggtgcatcaacacatgtagattgacgataaaacaatactcacagcaGGCACACATtccttatcctctgcgaaaatcgacatattactgcagtttcctGTGTCACTTATAAAAGTTGTGAAAGGGTTCTTcgttttgtgttttcatgactgtattatgctgctccccggtggccaagtcgcacATACCAACAGGAGTTCAACTAACtagcaattaattaatcaaaatgcactgtttaattattttctattctttatctataatttatatatgtatatgtatatatatgtgtatatatatatgtatatgtgtgtatatatgtatgtgtatatgtgtgtatatatatatatatgtatatatatatatgtatgtatatatgtatatatatatatgtatctgtatatatatgtatatatatatgtgtatatatatatgtgtatatatatatgtatatatatatatgtatatatatatatgtatatatgtgtgtatatatatatatatatatatatatatatatatatatatatatatatgtatatatatgtatatgtatgtgtatggtggcacggtggccgactggttagcgcgtcagcctcacagttctgaggtgcggggttcaatccccgtccccgcctgtgtggagtttgcatgttctccccgtgcctgcgtgggttttctccgggtactccggtttcactccacatcccaaaaacatgcattaattggagactctaaattgcccgtaggcatgactgtgagtgcgaatggttgtttgtttctatgtgccctgcgattggctggcaaccagttcagggtgtaccccgcctcctgcccgatgtcagctgggataggctccagcacgcccgcgaccctagtgaggagaagcgggtcagaaaatggatggatggatgtgtgtgtgtatatatatatatatatatatatatatgtatatatgtatataaatcaAGTGTGGTTTGTACAACAGTGGAGTCATCTATATACAACAAATCATCaggaaaataattcaaatatgcTCAACTTGCAGCCTGTCCAGAGCTCCAAAGCTCCCCCGAACAGGAGGAGGTCTTATAAAAATGAACCAGAAGCAGTGGCACCCATTCCTCTCTCAGCCATCCCGCATGATGACCTCCCAGTGGCGTCAGTTTTGCCTCGCATTCCACAGCCCCCAATCTCCTCTGCATTTGAACCACTCACCATTTCCAACTTTTCAGTGGAGGAGTATCAACGCATCTATTATGAGACTGTGGATCACAAATTGAGGTTTGTTTGGCTTAAAAATATTATCAACACATTGTTCACTATTACAATGCGTTTATTTAATGTTGCAATTGTTATTGTCACAGGTTCAAGAATAGAGGGTCCAGAACATACAGTCTGGAAAAGGGACGCTGCATCAAACAGAACCTGTGGGAACGTGTGGGCCATCCCACGTTCACAACAACAGAGGATGCAGATGGCCGTGTGCATATCACCCCATCGTACGGCGCTGGGGTCCTTCCTCCTCAGTATGATGTCGATATTTCACATGAGCCCAAACCTCTAAAGTTGTCAACAACATTGTGAGAAGAAGAGAGCTCGAGTATCTGCTCGTGGGTGCCACTTTTAAATTTCATTGAGTGAGTCAATAATTTTAgggatttgttttaaattgattttaaatttttattgagGGATTAAATAATTTGATACAttctttttaaagtaaaaaaattaaactaagTTGTATTTACTCAAACCAGTTGCTTCCATATTACCAGCATTTATATATTTCTGACCTTGCCGAATTTGACGGTTTGTTAGTGGTGTTTTGTTTGTCAACAGTAATAAATCTCATGTACCTGTAcacttgttttatgtttttttcaatttcagaaaatcaatgcaagcatatatatatatattattgaagATGAGCTGTctttcataaataaaaacaagttttataTTTCCACACCTTTATCCAAAGGCTTACAAGAAAGTTAATGGTCTGTTCCTTGGCCCACGTGTTCACCAAGTTTCGAGGAAATTCAATTAGTGTTTTTGGCACAATCTTGCTAAATGTATCTTTAATACTTACTGCTGTGAAAAAGGTAATTAAACAATAAGGCCAGGTGTAGCCTACAGTAATTGTCAAGCAAAATTAGCTTTTTGTGCAGGGCAGGgagtaaatgaaatgaaaaatacacccttttttttctcacaaaatgttGAGATGTGTAACCTTTGACCCCTTTAGAGTTCAGCTCCCCAAAAGTGGGCCGCAAAGCACAGTGCGTGTCCTCATTGGATGAGGTCATTGGACATTTTGACGCCATGGCAGTGTTTGATATTGGAGTGCTATAGAAGGTTGCAGGTGGGAAGAAACCCCAAAGCATGAACAGTACTacctgtatatgtgtgtgtgtgtgtgtgaatagtaGTAAAGTCGCAGCATGTCAGTGTGCGCTGTGTCAACAGTGTTGTCAGTCACTCATCCATCCAGCTGGCTAATTGGCTCCTTACCCcctctctttttctctttctctttctctctctctccctctctctctctctctctctctctctctcttttactTTCTCCCCACCTCTCTCGTTTGCCCTCTCTCCCTCCATCAGGCATTGCTCCTAACTGCGCGCCGGAGGCCAAAATGCAGATGAGGACTGCCTCGCGTCAGGGGGAGCTTCTGCTCTGCTTAATTATCcgagtgtgtgcgtgaatgtgtgtgaaagaccgtgcgcgtgtgtgagacGGCGCTAGCTTATCGGCTTAGCGGCCcgcgcatacacacacgcacacgcgcaaaGTTTTCATAGCTGCTGTTGCTTCTACACTAAACAGCAAAGCATCCTGGGAATTGCAGTGACAGCTCATTTTGGTTTCCTTGCGGTCTTGGTATGAAAGCCTCAGAGAGACAACCTGTCCCTTACCCCTTACCTTCCCCTTTCTCTCCCCCCTTATAACatgcactgacacacacacatactcttcTCTTCACAGTGCTCATGGGAACAGGTCCGGGGCCTGTCACCAACCTCCCCCACTTTCCTCTCCCCTCACCACCATCACCAATCCACCCGCCCCTCACCACGGCGGTGACAGGGCTTGTTGACAAACGCCAGCAGTCATCAGGGCACCATGGGAAATCTTCTGCCACCGTTTTGTCAGCAGAATGACAGAAGTTGTTAATGTCTCGCCTCTCGCCTTGACACGAGACGCAGCGGCTGACAGACTCTGACACATGCCATGCGCGCAACACAAACATGCGCGGTGCACACAAACATGCTCCCTGACGCACACACGCCGCTGTACGTGGCCATTTCCAATGACACATATGCGCGTATACATACAAAACAAcatgctacacacacacacaccctttatGACCCCTACCCCTCATACATTGAGTCAGTGTGTGTTAAGTACCTGCAAACTACTGTGGACAGTTAGTGTGAGTGTATGAGGGGGGGCTGTTAATGAGGAGGTGTGTATGGCTCCTAATGACTCAAGAGTGTGTGCGCAAACAGTGTCTCCATCCAACACGGATCAATAACACTTACAATCCCGACAGGAGATCGGCGCCGGCCAACAAGCATAACTGCCCGTTAGGAGAACATGATGAACTCCAGACattaccaacacacacacacacacacacacagatacatatTGACAGCTTCTCTGGACAGCCAATTACCGCTCCTCATAATCCACTCGCTCCACTCTAACAGCCAGCATCCACCTGTGTACACTCAACGTGGTACCAACAAATGCGagtggttatttgtttgtttgatacgCAGGATGACACAATTCCCTGGACAAATCTACAAAGCCTCAGTGTCTTAAGGACACAGGCCCATTACTAGTTTACCTCAGCTCTGTGCACTGGCTGTCCTGTTTGGAAGTGCCTGTTTCACACGTTCAGACTTTCGGGAGTCATACTTGCTGGCGCGCACATTGCAGGATGTGCTGAGGTATAATTCAAAGCGTGTTTAGGATTAGGGATCTGCTTGAAGTGTTCTAAGaccaagaaaacaacaaaagaaacatgaaatttgtGTAAATGTTGCTTGGTCACGTTTCGAATTATTGATATTGTGGACAGTATATTTTCAATGTGATGGCAAAAGAATATCCTGTAGTTTGTACATTTGTTAGCTGAACTACATTCCAAACTATATaactaatttttattttacatttggcTAATTTACATTTTCCAGGGTAAAGATGcagtcaaccccccccccccccccacacacacacacacacacacacaatttttatCATTTGAGTCTGCTTGGAATGATGGGGCCAAGTGGTAAAACGATACAAGCAGTCAAACAACTCGGACGCatcacaattaaaaacaaaaaacaaaactgacttCATGACTTCATCATGTTGCAGGCAACCTGTAAAGAACAGGCAGAAGGACTTAAAGAACAAACACTTTGGTGGCCTATACTGTATACAACAAGCTAATggaatccaatacaagagctactgtatattaaaaagaTTTCCAAAGatattgaaatgcttttttcaTTTAGCCCTTTGAACTTCACATAGCAACAAGTGACCAGAAAAAATAAGCTAAGCAATTGTGTTGATCTGCTTTGCTGTGCCTGCTTGTAAGACTGCAATGGAgcattacagtactgtactgtacagagTTGTGAGAGTTGTCAACGTCGCACATTGGACACGGCTGCTGTATCATTGCGAAGTGTCTTTTGAGGGACAAAAAAGGATTTGGCAATTATAAAAGGCAAACTCATTATGAGGGCTAATATAATGATGGATGTGATTACCCTTCGATAGACGCTAGAGCATTCTGGCTAATTAGGGTGATTTTGATATGATCGACGAGAGTTTTCCCATGTGAAAAGCCTTTAATTTGGTGGCAAGAAGCATAATCCAATATTCATTCAAGGAATTATAGTTTCAGTATGAagaattcttattttattaatgtaCTCAATGCAATTTAAAGTATGCCTAACATGAAATAGGGAAGTGAGCCCCCTCTAAAATTCAACCCTacgttttattatttacatattCCTGGATTAGAGCACACATACTTGGCACGAGCAACCCACACTAAACCACTGAGTCAGTGTACTTGTTTTTTGAAACCTACAGACCACTGCTTGTTCTTAAAGGCTATTTTTGAGCAGCACATTCTCTTTATTGATTTTAACAAGATCTAATAAAGTTTGCGACATTTGGAAAATGCGGGTCCCGGCGTGACAACAGTTGAGCATCAATGTGTCAGATAATAATCCTGAAGAAGGATTTTAAAGTCCTTGTAAGATAAAAataatgtcttctaaatttgacacaccacagagaagagtgttgttgactaccctgccaaatttgaatgattaaaaaaatgcccaagtctataaaatgaggcttcaaaatcatgaaaagtcAAGCCCTCGTGTCTGCTTTCGAACACTGGGCGTTGAAATCAAACTCTGCTGTGCTCCACTGTCAACTGTCAGTCAAATACCACTTCTCTGACCtgcaaaaatggatgctacttcgtctagcgtctttcttatgcctacatgTAACTACGTTTGAGCTGAAAATATATCCGCTCAAAGCCTCCAGTGGCTTgaatatatcccaccaggtCGTCGTGGGGCTTTTCCACACTGTGACAATGGGGCGCGTGAAAACGGCCTAGATGCCAGCACGAAGCCTCAGTCCACGGGAAAAAGTTTTTTCAGTAAAAATGAGCACAAAGCGCCATATAAGTTGCTTCAGTGCCTTTCTTTGATTTAGCAAAGCCGGACATTGCTTTCAGTTTGAAATATGCTTTCTAACATGTTAATATTAGGAGTAAAATgcattttggcggcacggtgaccgactggttagtgcgtctgcctcacagttctgaggaccagggttcaaatatcggccccgcctgtgtggagtttgcatgttctccctgtgcatgcgtgggttttctccgggcactccggtttcctcccacatcccaaaaacttgcatggtaggttcattgaagactcaaaattgcccgtaggtgtgaatgtgagtgcgactggttgtttgtttaaatgtgccctgtgatgggctggtgaccagttcagggtgtaatccgcctctcgcccgaaggtagctgggataggctccagcacgcccgtgaccctagtgaggataagcggtccagaaaatgcatttttttcgaAAACAGCAAGCTTTCTTcagtaaacataaaaacagacgGAAGTAAAAACTCATCATGTATAAAAGGTTAGTTTGATAATAGATGAATGTTTCCTCATCTTCTAGTAGACTAGTAGTGTGGTGAAGACGAGACGTCTCCATCTAGTCATGTCTTGAATGCTGGTCCTCTATGGAACCAAATGTTCTTGATGATGTGAGCCCTTCTTTAAGCACCCCTCTGTTCTGGGATTTTGATGCAGTTTTGGAGCGCCATTCAACTGTCTTTACCCTCCATTCGAGAAAGCCTGAGAAAGCCTGTGTTGCTCTGAATGTCAAAGAAATATTCCTGAAAAAGCTCCGGTTATAGATCCAGAGTTTTACCATCTGGTTGGACTTGGCCACAATGTTCGCCGCaatatattacattattttcccatatattatcatatatatacatacatacatacatattatatTATCATTTTCCCCCCACAACTTTTATCTGTGAGctctttcatttttaaaagaacaaagaTAGTTGCTTGATGACATTAACACAAATTGATAGcgtgtcagttttttttaacactgtacAGAATTTTGCGCTTAAAAAAGTGCCTCATCatatttttcttacatttttgttattgcCTCAAGTAACAGAAGTGAATGGAAGCTGCTTTCAACTGTTAGCCTGCAAGGTAAACAGGTATGCACTTAAACAAACACCCTATTAAAATAGGTTTTTACTCAccactactacaactactactactactactactttggTAACTAACGCTTAGCTAGCAAGTCTAATTTTACCATAGCTTGCTAGC of Phyllopteryx taeniolatus isolate TA_2022b chromosome 18, UOR_Ptae_1.2, whole genome shotgun sequence contains these proteins:
- the LOC133468673 gene encoding uncharacterized protein LOC133468673, producing MPTSYILRSTSLHLAMMSTLSMAGVQHDHAHYRSSSFALAQDGERKKYHVIKCHCCTEYRPVQSSKAPPNRRRSYKNEPEAVAPIPLSAIPHDDLPVASVLPRIPQPPISSAFEPLTISNFSVEEYQRIYYETVDHKLRFKNRGSRTYSLEKGRCIKQNLWERVGHPTFTTTEDADGRVHITPSYGAGVLPPQYDVDISHEPKPLKLSTTL